Proteins encoded within one genomic window of Candidatus Berkiella cookevillensis:
- the leuD gene encoding 3-isopropylmalate dehydratase small subunit, whose amino-acid sequence MRKISTIEGIVATLKQANIDTDAIMPKQFLKSIKRTGYGAFLFDAWRYLDKGELGMDCRKRPINPDFSLNKAEFQGATILLTQKNFGCGSSREHAVWGLVEYGFQAIIAPSFADIFFNNSIKNGLLPIVLSEREIDTLFDEIEKHPGTQWKIDLNQQTVISNHYQYIFNIDASDKEKLQNGLDEIGITLAKSKKIKEYEAKRSQSEPWVYSFHT is encoded by the coding sequence ATGAGAAAGATATCAACGATTGAAGGCATTGTTGCGACATTGAAACAAGCCAACATTGATACAGATGCGATTATGCCAAAGCAGTTTTTAAAATCTATCAAAAGAACAGGCTATGGTGCTTTCTTGTTTGATGCATGGCGATATTTAGATAAAGGTGAATTAGGTATGGATTGCCGCAAACGTCCTATCAATCCTGATTTTTCACTCAACAAAGCAGAATTTCAAGGGGCAACTATCTTACTTACCCAGAAAAATTTTGGTTGTGGTTCTTCAAGAGAGCATGCTGTTTGGGGATTGGTAGAATATGGTTTTCAAGCAATCATTGCGCCTAGTTTTGCGGATATTTTTTTCAATAATTCAATTAAAAATGGTTTGTTACCCATTGTCTTGTCTGAAAGAGAGATTGATACATTGTTTGATGAAATAGAAAAGCATCCCGGTACACAATGGAAAATTGATTTAAATCAGCAAACTGTTATATCCAATCATTATCAATATATTTTTAATATTGATGCATCAGATAAAGAAAAATTACAAAATGGTTTGGATGAAATAGGGATTACTTTGGCAAAAAGTAAAAAAATAAAAGAATATGAAGCTAAGCGATCACAATCAGAACCTTGGGTGTACAGTTTTCACACATAA